The following nucleotide sequence is from Takifugu flavidus isolate HTHZ2018 chromosome 4, ASM371156v2, whole genome shotgun sequence.
GACGCCCCAGCGCCTCAGGTACGCCGACAGCTGGAAGAGCGTGACCCTGTCGGGGCAGCAGACGGGCCGGAGGTCCGGCCCGTGCGACACGGCGCCTGGAGCTGCCCCAGCAGCCGGGAGAACACTGCGGCACAATGGATACCACGTTCCACATcagttaaagcagcagcagctttatcgGCGGCGTTCCCACGTGCGCAGAGCACCTTTTTCCGCCTGGCCCGGCTGCTTGGCCTCCACCTTGTGCGTGAAACATTTCCTCAGCGTAGCGCAGAAGCTGTCAGCGTcacagaggaagggggagctgctgctgccgctcacacAGGCCTCCCAGAACAGCAGGACCTCCCTGGTTCTCTGGACCTGCGGCAGGACTGAGGAAGATCACATTCAAAACCATTCCGTGTAAACGTGCGGATCAAAACGACTTGTACGAACTGTCAGTGGAAGAGATCTTgttcttctccagcaggaggtggctgacgcGCTGCAGCGCTTCAGCCTGGAGAGAGAGTTCCTGCAGtagctcctgtctgctggggCGGAAGCGGGTCGCCCTCATCCTCTGGGGAAAGATCACGGTGCAGCAGTTAGGATGGCGTCCAGGCCCAAGCTCCTCGCTCCCCTTGTCAGCACTACTGAACTCAAAACTGAAGACAAGCAATGACTTGCAGCTCTGTGATTGGGCGGAGGTGTTGCCCCGTCCCTCTCCGTGTTCATAGCAGCGTTAAAATGACAGCGAAAAGGTTGCAAAGGCTAAATAGACACCAATCCGTGTGTGCGAGGACCTTTCAGAGCGGTGAGGACTGAGCTTGCTGTACCTGTAGGAGGATGCAGCAAATGTCCAGGTGAATTTCAAGAGCCTGGTCCAGACCGTCGTCCCCCGACGTCAGCCATGCGCCGTCCAGCTCCAGGAAAGACCTGACGTCGTTTCACCAAAGAAAAAGAGGCGGTTACCCCGTGGTTTTATTGTCCGTTTGCTGTTCGGGTGCCTCAAACTCACCCGGGTTTTCTGAGGGtacccaaacaggaagcgtcTTCGTCTGcgttgatgtcatgtgacaggaagtcaaagctTCCCAGGACTTCTTCTAAACCAGAGTCTCCTGTGGCGAGGAGGGTCTCAACAGAGAAAGGTCGTTCTGGGGGAGAGCGCAAGTGTCAGGGCACATGTGGTGGTCAGAAACACCCGGAGATCCACTCGGGGTACCTTCAGAATAGTCGCCAGGTGCAAAAGGTTGTGCCGCAGAGCTCGTAGCTCCTGCTCGGAGCAGGGCTGGCTGGGAAGCAGGTTACTGAGCTCTGATATCTGGGCCCCGATCCTGAGGGCCCGGGCCCTGTGCTGGCCAACGCTGGTCTCcggaggggcagcaggaggcgagggcgaggctgcagcaggctgaatAGTCACAGTGGGCAAGGCAGGGAAGGAATGTGGCTCAAATTCTGAGGAGTCCTGGACCAACGAAGGGAAGGGTCTCACAAGCTAACGGGGAGGTATGAGAATGTGTAGCCACGCTAATCTAAATGTATGGTGTATGTATTTATGTCATGCAGAAAAGTAAAGATTCCACACTGGTTTGACACCCCTGACCAAGACTGGAACAGTAGTGCTGACCTTCCCACCATGTCAATTACTTCaaaaggttgttgttgttttttaaatgatcaaagtttTACATTGAGTCTGATTCTGGGTGCCAAAATCTCTGTGTAATATTTATAATGTGATCTGGTGACTAGAATAAAGAATCTGTATATTAGTGGCAGAAAAACAccgttttactgccccctgctgggaagttcttaaaatgcacattttcactATTAATTTATATCGATTTCTGACCCGTGTAACATCCGCATCTTGATCTGTATTATGTGTCCCGGGTCCCGGTTCTCCTGCCTGGTTCTTTCTGAGAACATCAGTGTGCTGGACCTGCATCACCAACATAATGGAAAACAGTGGCATTAATAACATATATGAGTTTGTTCtgcccctccctgggctgccaccttatcgtggtggaggggtttgcgtgtcccaatgatcccaggagctccgttgtctggggctatatgcccctggtagggccacccatggcaaacaggtcctaggtgagggaccagacaaagcgtagcccaggaccccctaatgatgctaaaCAACTTTggtaccaagtttcccttgcccggatgcgggtcaccggggccccctcctggagccaggcctgggggtggggcacgttggcgagcgcctggtggccggacctctgcccatggagtccggccgggcgcagcccgaagaggcaacatggaacccccttcccgtgggctcaccacctgcaggaggggccaagggggtcgggtgcattgtgttttgggtagcagccggaggcagggaccttggcggtctgattcccggctgcacaaactggctctagggacatggaatgtcacctctctggtgggaaaggagcctgagttggtgcgcgaggttgagaagttccgactagatatagttggcctcacctcgacgcacggcaagggctctggaaccagtcttcttgagaggggttggactctctaccactctggagttgccgatggcgagaggcgacggcaggggtggcaattctggttgctccccagctcagtgcctgtgtattggagtttaccccggtggatgagagggtagcctcccttcgccttcgggtggggggacggatcctgactgttgtttgtgcctatggtccaaacagcagttcagcgtatccaccctttttggagtccttagagggagtgctggagagtgccccttctgggggctccctcgtcctcctgggtgacttcaatgctcacgttggcaatgacagtgtgacctggagaggtgtgattgggaagaacggcccccctgatctgaacccgagtggtgttttgttattggacttctgtgctcgtctcagattgtccataacgaacaccttgttcagacataaaggcgtccacatgtgcacttggcaccaggacgccttaggccgcagatcgatgatcgactttgtggttgtgtcatcggatttgcggccgcatgttctggacactcgggtgaagagaggggcggagctgtcaactgatcaccacctggtggtgagttggctccgatggtggggaaggatgccggacagacctggcaggcccaaacgtgttgtgagggtctgctgggaacgcctggcagagtcccctgtcagaagaagcttcaactcacgcctccgggagagctttgaccatgtcccgggggaggcgggggacattgagtccgagtggaccgtgttccgtgcctccattgttgaggcagctgaccggtgctgtggccgcaaggtggttggtgcctgtcgtggcggcaatgcccgaacccgctggtggacaccagcggtgagggatgccgtcaagctgaagaaggagtcgtatcgggccttactggcctgtgggactcctgaggcagcagatgggtaccggcatgCCAAGCGGAgcgcagctacggcggttgccgaggcaaaaactcgggcatgggaagagttcggtgaggccatggagaacgactttcggacggcctcgaaaaggttctggaccaccatccggcgtctgaggaggggaagcagtgcactgtcaacactgtgtatagtggtgatggtgtgctgctgacctcaactcgggatgttgtggatcggtggaaggaatacttcgaggacctcctcaatcccaccaacacgccttccagtgaggaagtagggcctggggacctggagatgggctctcgtatctccggggctgaagttgccgaggtagttaaaaaactcctcggtggcaaggccccgggggtggatgagatccgcccagagtcccttaaggctctggatgttgtagggctgtcatggttgactcgactctgcaacatcgcgtggacatcgggggcagtgccgctggattggcagaccggggtggtagtccctctttttaagaagggggaccggagggtgtgttccaactatagggggatcacactcctcagcctccctggtaaggtctattcaggggtactggagagagggtccgccggatagtcgaacctcggattcaggaggagcaatgtggttttcgtcctgggcgtggaacagtggaccagctctacaccctcagcagggtcttcgagggtgcatgggagtttgcccaaccagtccacatgtgttttgtggacttggagaaggcattcgaccgtgtccctcgggggtcctgtggggggtcctccgagagtatgggtgtcgggcccgctgatacgggctgtccgctccctgtacgatcggtgtcagagtttggtccgaattgctggcagtaagtcgaactcgtttccggtgaggttggcctccgccagggctgccctttgtcaccgattctgttcataatttttatggacagaatttctaggtgcagtcatggtgttgagggatctggtttggtgacctcaggatcgcgtctctgctttttgcggatgatgtggtcctgttggcttcatcggcccgtgacctccaactatcactggatcggttcgccgccgcctgtgaagcggctgggatgagaatcagcacctccaaatccaaggccatggttctcgaccggaaaaaagtggagtgccttctccgggtaaaggaggagatcctgccccaagtggaggagtttaaagtcctcggggtcttgttcacgagtgggggaagaatggagcgggagatcgacaggcggatcggtNNNNNNNNNNNNNNNNNNNNNNNNNNNNNNNNNNNNNNNNNNNNNNNNNNNNNNNNNNNNNNNNNNNNNNNNNNNNNNNNNNNNNNNNNNNNNNNNNNNNACCAAAGTAACTACTATACCGCGCCTTGAGTTGTCTGCAGCGGTGGTAGCAGCAAAGATGAGTGTCATGCTCAGAAATGAGCTTGATATAGATGGTCTTCAAGAATATTTTTGGACAGACTCCAAGGTCGTTCTTGGATATATAAACAATGATGCCAAAAGGTTTCAAGTGTTTGTCGAAAACAGAATTCAGAGAATTAAGTCCATCACTGATGCTGAGCAATGGCAGTATGTGAAATCTGAAGATAACCCGGCAGATCACGCTTCAAGGGGCCTGATGGCACATCAGCTTGTCAGTTCAAATTGGCTCACTGGCCCAGAATTTCTATGGAAACAGGACCTACCTGCAGGAAATATCAAGGTGGGAGAAATCCAAGATGATGATCCAGAGCTACGGAAAGTTCAGGTtctaaacacaaaagcaaaggaaGAGAAGTCTTTGCTTGATTGTTTATCAAAGTTTTCTGACTGGAGAAGAGCTGTGAAAGCCATCGCCTGTCTTAAAAGATATCTACAGCAAAGAAAGGGTCTCAAAGCTAAGACTAATGAAACCACAAACATTGAAGAAAGACAGGAAGCGGAGCTTTTCATTATTAAACTGGTCCAAGAGGAAGCATTCAACTCTGAGATCAAAGGTATAAAGCAATGCAAGGAAGTAAGACCTAAGGATAAAACAAACAACTTACACAAGCTAAGTCCATTCTTGGATGAGCATGGTGTGCTCAGGGTAGGAGGACGTTTGACAAGGTCTAGTCTTCACCCACATGTCAAGCATCCTGTCATTTTGCCTAAGACAAGCCATGTATCTTCTTTACTCATCAAGCATTACCACCAAAAGGTGCATCATCAAGGAAGAGGCATAACTGTAAATGAACTAAGATCGAGTGGAATATGGATCATAGGCTGCAGTAGTGCAGTTGCCTCACACATCCACAAATGTATGATGTGCAGAAAGtacagaagaaacacacaagatCCAAAGATGGCAGATTTGCCAGAAGACAGGATGGAAAGTACTCCTCCATTTACATATTGTGGCCTAGATTGCTTTGGACCATTCTACATGAAGGAAGCAAGAAAAGAACTCAAGAAATATGGTCTCCTTTTTACATGTATGTGTTCAAGAGCCGTACATATAGAAATGTTGGATGATCTTACCACAGATGCTTTCATCACACGCTGCGCACATTCATTGCAATCCGTGGGAATGTGAGACAGCTGAGATGTGATCAAGGCACAAACTTTGTAGGTGCGAAAAGAGAGTTCATGAATGCAATGAAAGATCTGAACCATGAACAAATGAAGGGATATGGATGTGAGTTCCTAATGAACACCCCATCATCAAGCCATATGGGAGGTGTATGGGAAAGACAAATAAGGACAAGCAGAAGTGTTCTCACTGCAATCCTGGATGAATCTGCTAAAAGACTTGACACTGCTTCACTTCGCACATTTCTGTATGAGGTGATGGCTGTTATAAACAGCAGACCTCTAACAATTGAACACTTAAATGATCCCACAAGTGTCGAACCTTTGACTCCCAACCACATTCTCATGATGAAGTCTAGCATAGTGTATCCCCCTCCTGGTCaatttgtgaagcaggatctgTATTTGCGTAAGAGGTGGCGACAGGTGCAGTTTCTGTCAAATGAGTTTTGGGTTAGGTGGAGGAAAGAATATCTCCTTAATCTTCAGCAGAGACAAATCTGGCAAACAGATAAGAGAGATACAAAGGTTGATGACATAGTTATCATTTGTGAGGACAGTTCTCCAAGAAATCAGTGGAAACTGGCAAGAGTGACAGAAGTGTATCCCAGTGCAGATGGAAAGGTTAGAAAAGTGAAACTGTTCGTCAGTGACTCAACCTTAGACAAACAAGGGAAGCGTACTACTAAGTCAGTGTATCTTGATCGGCCTGTGCAAAAGATTGTTGTATTGGTTGAAGCAGAATAAGTGTCATAGTTCACTTGTTACGTTAAATGT
It contains:
- the LOC130523579 gene encoding uncharacterized protein LOC130523579, with product MSVMLRNELDIDGLQEYFWTDSKVVLGYINNDAKRFQVFVENRIQRIKSITDAEQWQYVKSEDNPADHASRGLMAHQLVSSNWLTGPEFLWKQDLPAGNIKVGEIQDDDPELRKVQVLNTKAKEEKSLLDCLSKFSDWRRAVKAIACLKRYLQQRKGLKAKTNETTNIEERQEAELFIIKLVQEEAFNSEIKGIKQCKEVRPKDKTNNLHKLSPFLDEHGVLRVGGRLTRSSLHPHVKHPVILPKTSHVSSLLIKHYHQKVHHQGRGITVNELRSSGIWIIGCSSAVASHIHKCMMCRKYRRNTQDPKMADLPEDRMESTPPFTYCGLDCFGPFYMKEARKELKKYGLLFTCMCSRAVHIEMLDDLTTDAFITRCAHSLQSVGM